The following coding sequences lie in one Anaerolineae bacterium genomic window:
- a CDS encoding glycosyltransferase family 39 protein, translating to MDNKGPLAHVPFPWKRDILLIVAASLIFRAAAALPFRSPGYMDAFYYYVNAWRIAAGRGLTEPFIWNYLSPHLQLPMPAFQYWMPLTSFLIVPFFAAFGVGFRSAQLPFIILSSLLPALAYLISLHLSSPRRTAWFSAALTLLTPAYLKFWATTDNFTPFALLGCLALLSGWRAIVTRRPRWFFLAGLLIGLAHLTRADAPLLFAAILLTALFPGSDSSSLRKQPGVLLAGFSLMAAGYLLPLIPWLWHNWHAAGTLWNPAGTRTLFLRSYDELFSAQAQLSLAAYLEWGWRSILTSKLSAGWRNALTLIGAMLALYLAPFAGIELWKRRHAYMTRLVLSYLLLLYLAMTLLFTFPGPRGSFLHSGAALLPFLMAYAQHGLERAIRWASRRRGWETAQALKVLSAGSLLIAALLALMLTGQALAGGGIAGPGWNEVGRIYLDV from the coding sequence ATGGACAATAAAGGCCCCCTGGCCCACGTTCCATTCCCCTGGAAGCGAGACATCCTGCTCATTGTCGCGGCATCTCTGATATTTCGGGCCGCCGCCGCCCTGCCCTTCCGCTCCCCGGGCTATATGGACGCCTTCTATTATTATGTCAATGCATGGCGCATTGCCGCCGGCCGCGGCCTGACCGAGCCATTCATCTGGAACTATCTGTCCCCGCACCTTCAGCTCCCTATGCCGGCGTTCCAATATTGGATGCCGCTGACCTCGTTCCTGATCGTGCCTTTCTTCGCCGCGTTCGGCGTCGGCTTTCGCTCCGCTCAGCTTCCCTTTATCATCCTTTCCAGCCTTCTGCCGGCGCTGGCCTACCTCATCAGCCTGCACCTCTCATCCCCTCGGCGCACCGCCTGGTTCAGCGCCGCCCTGACACTGCTCACGCCGGCATATCTCAAATTCTGGGCCACCACCGATAATTTCACCCCCTTTGCCCTGCTGGGATGCCTGGCGCTCCTGAGCGGATGGAGAGCGATCGTCACGCGCCGCCCGCGCTGGTTCTTCCTGGCCGGCCTGCTCATCGGCCTGGCACACCTCACCCGTGCCGATGCGCCCCTGCTTTTCGCCGCCATCCTGCTGACCGCTCTATTCCCTGGATCAGATTCCTCGTCCCTGCGCAAACAGCCGGGCGTCCTGCTGGCCGGCTTTTCCCTCATGGCCGCCGGCTACCTGTTGCCGCTGATCCCCTGGCTGTGGCATAACTGGCATGCCGCCGGCACCCTCTGGAACCCAGCCGGGACGCGAACACTCTTTCTCCGCAGTTATGACGAGCTGTTCAGCGCCCAGGCCCAGCTCTCCCTCGCGGCCTATCTCGAGTGGGGGTGGCGCAGTATCCTGACCTCTAAGCTCTCCGCCGGCTGGCGCAATGCGCTCACACTGATCGGCGCTATGCTGGCCTTGTATCTCGCCCCGTTTGCCGGCATCGAGCTGTGGAAGCGCCGGCACGCCTACATGACGCGCCTGGTGCTCAGCTACCTCCTCCTGCTGTATCTGGCCATGACCCTGCTCTTCACCTTCCCAGGGCCGCGCGGCAGTTTCCTGCACTCCGGCGCCGCCCTCCTGCCGTTCCTCATGGCCTACGCTCAACACGGCCTGGAGCGTGCCATCCGCTGGGCATCCCGTCGGCGCGGCTGGGAGACCGCGCAGGCGCTGAAGGTGCTGAGCGCCGGCAGCCTGCTCATCGCCGCCCTGCTCGCGCTGATGCTCACCGGCCAGGCGCTGGCCGGCGGCGGGATAGCCGGCCCCGGCTGGAACGAGGTGGGGCGCATCTATCTGGATGTG